TCTGCGCCGACGCGGGCAACGGCCTCACCCACACCCTGCTGCACCTGGACCGCGCGGGCGGTCGGGCCGAGCTGGCGTTCGTGGAACTGGCGCACAGCGTCGCCACCGGCCGGGCCGGCTACCCGCGCCGCTACGGCCGCGACTTCTACGACGACCTGTCCGCCCACCCGCACCTGCGCGAGTCCTTCGACCGGCAGATGACCCAGCGGTCCCGCGACCAGGTGCCCGACCTCGTCGCCGGGTTCGACTGGTCCCGCTTCGCCGACGTGGTCGACGTGGGCGGCGGCAACGGCACCCTGCTGGCCGCCGTCCTGGCCGCGCACCCGGCGATGACGGGCCACCTGGTCGAGCTGGAGGCCGCCGCGGCCGAGAGCACCTTCCGCGCCGGCGGTCTCGCCGAGCGGGCGCGGGTCACCGCGGGCAGCTTCTTCGACCCGCTCCCGGCCGGGGCGCAGGCGTACGTGCTGTGCGACGTCCTGCACAACTGGGACGACGACGGCGCCCGTCGGGTCCTGGGTCGGTGCGCCGAGGCCGCCGGGCCGACGAGCCGCGTCCTGGTCATCGAGGCGGTCGGCGGCCGGCGGGCGAACACCGCGATGGACCTGGCCATGCTGGTGATCTTCGGTGGTCGGGAGCGCCGGGTGGACGAGTTCCGCGCGCTCGCCGCC
This genomic window from Saccharothrix sp. HUAS TT1 contains:
- a CDS encoding methyltransferase, which translates into the protein MGNDDHAAIRRMADLATPMALRVAVTLGLPDRLRGDGDAADRLAAGLDVSPTALELLLNHLVTLGVVERTGAGYRTTSLGAHLCADAGNGLTHTLLHLDRAGGRAELAFVELAHSVATGRAGYPRRYGRDFYDDLSAHPHLRESFDRQMTQRSRDQVPDLVAGFDWSRFADVVDVGGGNGTLLAAVLAAHPAMTGHLVELEAAAAESTFRAGGLAERARVTAGSFFDPLPAGAQAYVLCDVLHNWDDDGARRVLGRCAEAAGPTSRVLVIEAVGGRRANTAMDLAMLVIFGGRERRVDEFRALAAGQGLVLEGVTDLTDERCLLEFKPAG